The segment CGTCGTTTAATCGATCGTGGCGACGACCGGCGCGTGGTCGGACGGCTGTTCCCACTTGCGCGGCACGCGGTCGATCACGCAGGCCTTGCAGCGGCCGGCGAGGGCCGGCGAGAGCAGGATATGGTCGATGCGCAGGCCCTTGTTCAGGCGGAAGCCCAACTGGCGGTAATCCCACCAGCTGAACGATTTTTCCGCCTGCTCGAACAGGCGGAAGGCGTCCGTCAGGCCGATGTCGAACAGACGTTGCAGGGCGGCCCGTTCCTTGTCCGAGACCAGCACCTGGCCGGCCCAGGCGACGGGGTCGTGCACGTCGCGGTCGTCGGGGGCGATATTGTAGTCGCCGACGACGGCCAGTTGCGGGTGCAGCAGCGCTTCTTCGGCCAGCCAGTCGTGCAGGGCGGACAGCCAGCCCAGCTTGTATTCATATTTGTCCGAATCGACGCTCTGGCCGTTCGGCACATAGGCGCAGACGACGCGCACGCCACCGATGGTGGCGGCCAGGATGCGCTGCTGCGCATCTTCATAGCGGGGATTATTCCTGACCACGTCGGTGATCGGCAGCTTTGACAGGATGGCCACGCCGTTGTAGGTTTTCTGGCCGCTGAAGACCACCTGGTAGCCGGCCGCCTCGATCTCGGCGACAGGGAACTTGTCATCCGTGAGCTTGGTTTCTTGTAGGCACAGTATGTCGACCGGGTTGTCTGTCAGCCACTGCAGCACTTGCGGCAGGCGCACTTTGAGCGAGTTGACGTTCCAGGTGGCGAGTTTCATGGGGAAAAATCCTTGCTTGTATAGGTGGCGATAGGCGCGAATCTTACCGCATGCGTGTCGATGGCGTCCTGTCCCGCTTGTCGGGCGGGGGCTTTATTGACATGCAGGGAACGAGGCGTTCATGAACTATTTGTATTTAACCAATCGTGGCGCATGAATATTATGTTTTTGTGTATCATTGATCAACCCCTATGTTTGATTTGGCATAAGTGGCTGGCGTCGCAGGCTGCGTCTCGCCGTTTAACGCGACAAAGGTGTAAAGTTTCTCGCTAAAACGAGATAAAAACTACTAAAATGGCACAATGTAACAACTGTGTCATACGGCTTTGTTACAGCCAAGTGAAGAACCGAACAGGAAGCAGTTGTAATTAGTTGTAATTGCTATTCCGATTACATGACCACTGTGCCGGGGACGGAGTGTCCATCCCTGGCGCCGCCAGACTTGTTATATAAATTGCAGTACTGTATCTATGAGACTGTTTTGCGACATCAATAGATGGTACTATTTTGAAATGTTGCAGTTTTAATAGTGAGACTTGCGCGTAGCATTTGCAAAGGAAGAAAATGCGAACTGCATTTGAAGCGTGGGCGCAGCGTGACGGCCACATTGTGCGGCGAAGAGAAGACAAACCCGATGAGTACCTGATTTTCGAGACCCAGCGC is part of the Janthinobacterium sp. 67 genome and harbors:
- the xth gene encoding exodeoxyribonuclease III, with the translated sequence MKLATWNVNSLKVRLPQVLQWLTDNPVDILCLQETKLTDDKFPVAEIEAAGYQVVFSGQKTYNGVAILSKLPITDVVRNNPRYEDAQQRILAATIGGVRVVCAYVPNGQSVDSDKYEYKLGWLSALHDWLAEEALLHPQLAVVGDYNIAPDDRDVHDPVAWAGQVLVSDKERAALQRLFDIGLTDAFRLFEQAEKSFSWWDYRQLGFRLNKGLRIDHILLSPALAGRCKACVIDRVPRKWEQPSDHAPVVATID